CTCGGTGACCGACGCCCGCAATCGCTGCTCGGCCCGGCGCCGGGCACGTCGCCCGCCCGCCTCGACGAGCGGTTTCAGCAGCAGCCACAGCAGCAGCCCGGCGAACAAGCCACCGAGCAGCAGCACGGTCGGCAGCGGCACCGTGCCGATCTCCGGCTCGGCGAGATCGGGCAGGCCGAGCGCGCTCATCGCGTACCCCGCCACCAGCCAGACCAGGCCGGTCACGGCCGCCGCGAACAGCAGCCATTGCAGGATCCCGACCACCTGCCACCAGACCGGTTTGCGGTCGGCGCCCAGGTCGGTCTTGGCGATCGCGCGGTCCAGCGCGTCCGGCAGGTCACCGGCCTTCGACCGGGCGGCGGTGGTCAGGGCCGGCGCCCACACCACCGGCAGCGGCGCCGCGGCCCGGGCGGCGACCGCCCGCACCGACAGGCCGACCGCCGACTTCTGCGCGGCGTCCGCCGCGGGCAGGGAGGTCCTCGGCACGACGTCGGTGGAGACCGCGTCGGTCTTGACCGGCTCGCCCAGGTGCAGTTTGCGCAGCGGGTCGGGACGCAACCGGCGCAGTCCGCGCACCAGCGGCCAGCCGGTCGCCGCGGCGGCCCGGTGGCGGTAGGCGGCAGCGGTGGCGTCGGCGACCGCGGGCACCCCGGCCGAGGCGGCGAGCGCGTCGGTCAGCTGCCGTACGGTCGTCCGGTCCACCTCGTCCTCGGCGGCCGGCGGCCCGATCATCTCGGCCAGCTCCTCGCCGACCGCGTCCAGGTCGGCGGCGAGCCGGCGCAGCGCGGCCTGCCGGTCGGCGACCGTGGTCTCCAGCGCCTCGCGCAGGTCGGCCAGCATGCCGGGCTGTTTCGCCGAGGTGGCCAGCACCGGCGCGCCGGTCAGCCCGTCCTCGTCGAGCAACCGGCGCAGGTCGGTGAGGACCGCGTCGGTGTCGGTGGTGCTGAGCCGGTCGGCCTGGTTCAGCACGACGATGGTGACCCCGGCGTGCGTGGCGAACTGGGAGAGGTAGGCGCGGTGCAGGATCCGGTCGCCGTACTTCTGCGGGTCGACCACCCAGACGATCTGGTCGACCAGCCCGAGCAGCCGGTCCACCTCCAGCTGGTGGGCGCGCTCCACCGAGTCGAAGTCGGGCAGGTCGAGCAGCACCAGGCCACGCAGCGAGGCCTCGTCGTCGCCGTCCAGCGCGCTCTCCCGGACGAACCGCTGCCGGGGCAGCACGCCGATCCAGTCGAGCAGCCGGCTGGCCGGCTCCAGCGGACCCCAGACCACCGCGTGCGCGGTGCCGGTGGTCGGCCGGCGCACCCCGACCGGCGACAGCTTGAACCGGGCCAGCGCGTTGAACAGGCTGGACTTGCCGCTGCCGGTGCTGCCGGCGAGCGCCACCACGGTGTGGTCCAGCGACAGGGTGAGCCGGCCGCTGGCCCGTTCCACAATGGTGTGCGCGCTGACCAGCTCGCTGTCCGGCAGGTACGCATCGACCAGCCGGAGGAACCGGGACAGTGCCTCCAACCGCCGGGTCAGCCCCTCGGCGTCCACCCGATCGTCCTCGGGCAGGGCATCCCGCGCTTTGTCCACCAGACTCATGACCCCGATCCGGTCAACGCGATGTCCTTCCTGGCGCTCTCCACCTCGGCGGCGGCTCGGCGCAACAGTGTGCCGGGTTCTGCCTCGCGGCGCACGGCGGCGGTCCGCTCGGTGAAGCGAGCGGCCTCGGTGTCCAGCAACTCGTCGAACTGGGCGATCAGCTCGGTGCGGGCCCGGGTGGCGAGGGTGCGGATGGCCTGGTCACCGAAGACGGCCTCGAGCACCTTCTGGGCGGCGACCGTGGTGCCGGCGGCGGCCGCCACCTCCAGCCCGGTCGGGATGAAGGCGGTCGCGGTGAACACCGCGATCATCACGGCCAGGCCGGCGCCGTTCACCGCGAACGCGGTGCCGCGGGCCACCGAGCGCTTGTCGCCACCCTCACGCCGGACCAGGTCCAGCACCCACAGCTGCCAGTCGCGGACCAGCCGGTCGGCGCGCTCCGGCAGGCCGGCCGAGGCGGTTTTCAGGTCGTCCCGCAGCAGCGCCTCGCCGGCCGGGTGCGCCTGCCACGAGGCATAGGCCTGCTCGGCGGCGTCGGTCGCCACCCCGCGCAGCAGCGTGACCAGCTGCGACTCCAGCGCGACCTGGAGGCTGCGGCTGTGGCCGGGACGGCCGGTGACCGCCGCGACGAACTTGTCGCGCAGCTGCCCGACCCGCGACTCCAGGCTGCGGGCGAAGTCGCCGGTCCCGACGAACTCCTGCCAGCGGGCCAGCACCTCGCCGCGGAGCAGCCGCCCGTCCTGGAGTCCGTCGCGCACCGTCCGCTTGGCCGTCTGATAGGCCGTGCTGACCCGCTCGTCCAGGGCCTGCGCGGTCCGGGTCTGCTCCTCGGCCGCCTCGGCCAGGCCGTCGACGGCCGGCGCGAGGGCGGCGAGCGCGCCGTCGAGGGTCTGCCGGACCACCGTGTCACGGGCCGCCGGGTCGGCCGAGAGCTGGGCGAACCACTGCTGCATCGGCTGGATCACCTCGGCCGGGAGCATGCCGCGGGTGTCCAGCTCGGACTCCGGCAGCACGAACAGCGGGGCGTTGCCCAGGTCGTTCTCGGTGAGCATCTCGCCCAGGTGGGCGGCGATCTCGGCGGCCGCGTCGAGCGGCACCCGGTCGAGCACCAGGGCGATCACCGTGCCGCGCAGCCGGGCCGTCTTGAGCAGCTCCCAGGGCACGGCGTCGGCGTACCGGGCGGCGGTGGTGACGAACAGCCAGAGGTCGGCGGCGGCCAGCAACTGGGCGGCGAGCTTGCGGTTGTGGTCGACCACCGAGTCGACGTCCGGCGCGTCCAGCAGGGCCAGGCCGGGGCCGATGCCGCGGGCGCCGACGACCTGGAGGGAGTTCGGGTCGTTGCTGGTCTTCACCGTGCGGATCAGGCCGGGCAGCAGGTGCGGCTGCTCGAACCAGCCGAGATTCTCCGGGTGGGACACCAGGACCGGTGAGCGGGTGGTCGGGCGCAGCACCCCGGAGCTGGTCACCGGCTCCTGGACCAGGCTGTTGACCAGCGTCGACTTGCCGGCGCCGGTGGATCCGCCGACGACCACGAGCATCGGCGCGTCCAGCCGGGCCAGCCGGGGGATCAGGTAGTCGTCCAGCTGCGCGAGCAGTGCGGAACCGACCCGCTCGGCCTCCTCGGCGGAAGGCAGCACCAGCGGGTACGAAACCATGCCGAGCGCCGCCCGCAGACGGCTCAGTGCCGCCGCGAGCCTGCCCACGGCCGGGGGTTCGACCGGTGCGGTGATGGCGTTCTCCTTGTTCGCCAGACGGGCCGGGCCGTTCCCCGTACCATCGGAAAGGTCTGCGCGCGCCGGGCTGACCTGGGCTTTCTTGTTCGATACGGCGGGGACGGCGGATAGGGCCGACGGACCGACCGCGTCTCCGTGCGTCGTCACGCAAACAGCGTGCACGATCTATCCAGGCCCGGCAACGGGTACCGGTATGCCGTGACCTGACAGGTATGTAGGTGATTTGGCGCGCGGCCTGGACTTGCGTCGCTCCGGCTCAACTTCGATTTGACGGTTAGCGGACCCGTGGCATCATTGAGTCGGTTCCACTCAACCCTGTTCGAACCAGCCGGTAACGAAGCGAGGAACACCATGGCACGTGCGGTCGGCATCGACCTCGGCACCACGAACTCCTGCGTCAGCGTTCTGGAAGGAGGCGAGCCCACCGTCGTCGCCAACGCGGAGGGCTCGCGGACGACGCCGTCGATCGTCGCCTTCGCCCGCAACGGCGAGGTGCTCGTCGGCGAGGTCGCCAAGCGTCAGGCGGTGACCAACCCGGACCGGACGATCCGCTCGGTCAAGCGGGAGATCGGCACCAACTGGTCGATTGACATCGATGGCAAGAAGTACACCCCGCAGGAGATCTCCGCGCGGGTGCTGATGAAGCTCAAGCGCGACTCCGAGGCGTACCTGGGTGAGACGATCACCGACGCGGTGATCACCGTCCCGGCGTACTTCAACGACGCGCAGCGCCAGGCCACCAAGGAGGCCGGCGAGATCGCCGGTCTCAACGTCCTGCGGATCGTGAACGAGCCGACCGCGGCCGCCCTGGCCTACGGGCTGGACAAGGGCTCCAAGGAGCAGACCGTCCTGGTCTTCGACCTGGGTGGCGGCACCTTCGACGTGTCGCTGCTGGAGCTCGGCGACGGCGTCATCGAGGTCAAGTCCACCTCCGGTGACAACCACCTCGGTGGTGACGACTGGGACCAGCGGATCATCGACCACCTGGTCAAGACGTTCCGCGGCGAGCACGGCATCGACCTGTCCCAGGACAAGATGGCCCTCCAGCGTCTGCGCGAGGCCGCGGAGAAGGCCAAGATCGAGCTCTCCGCCGCCACCACCACGAGCATCAACCTGCCCTACATCACCGCCGGGGCGAACGGCCCGCTGCACCTGGACACCTCGCTGTCCCGGGCCGAGTTCCAGCGGATGACGCAGGACCTGCTGGACCGCTGCAAGGGCCCGTTCGAGTCCGCGATCAA
Above is a genomic segment from Actinoplanes ianthinogenes containing:
- a CDS encoding ABC transporter encodes the protein MGRLAAALSRLRAALGMVSYPLVLPSAEEAERVGSALLAQLDDYLIPRLARLDAPMLVVVGGSTGAGKSTLVNSLVQEPVTSSGVLRPTTRSPVLVSHPENLGWFEQPHLLPGLIRTVKTSNDPNSLQVVGARGIGPGLALLDAPDVDSVVDHNRKLAAQLLAAADLWLFVTTAARYADAVPWELLKTARLRGTVIALVLDRVPLDAAAEIAAHLGEMLTENDLGNAPLFVLPESELDTRGMLPAEVIQPMQQWFAQLSADPAARDTVVRQTLDGALAALAPAVDGLAEAAEEQTRTAQALDERVSTAYQTAKRTVRDGLQDGRLLRGEVLARWQEFVGTGDFARSLESRVGQLRDKFVAAVTGRPGHSRSLQVALESQLVTLLRGVATDAAEQAYASWQAHPAGEALLRDDLKTASAGLPERADRLVRDWQLWVLDLVRREGGDKRSVARGTAFAVNGAGLAVMIAVFTATAFIPTGLEVAAAAGTTVAAQKVLEAVFGDQAIRTLATRARTELIAQFDELLDTEAARFTERTAAVRREAEPGTLLRRAAAEVESARKDIALTGSGS
- a CDS encoding GTPase family protein — its product is MSLVDKARDALPEDDRVDAEGLTRRLEALSRFLRLVDAYLPDSELVSAHTIVERASGRLTLSLDHTVVALAGSTGSGKSSLFNALARFKLSPVGVRRPTTGTAHAVVWGPLEPASRLLDWIGVLPRQRFVRESALDGDDEASLRGLVLLDLPDFDSVERAHQLEVDRLLGLVDQIVWVVDPQKYGDRILHRAYLSQFATHAGVTIVVLNQADRLSTTDTDAVLTDLRRLLDEDGLTGAPVLATSAKQPGMLADLREALETTVADRQAALRRLAADLDAVGEELAEMIGPPAAEDEVDRTTVRQLTDALAASAGVPAVADATAAAYRHRAAAATGWPLVRGLRRLRPDPLRKLHLGEPVKTDAVSTDVVPRTSLPAADAAQKSAVGLSVRAVAARAAAPLPVVWAPALTTAARSKAGDLPDALDRAIAKTDLGADRKPVWWQVVGILQWLLFAAAVTGLVWLVAGYAMSALGLPDLAEPEIGTVPLPTVLLLGGLFAGLLLWLLLKPLVEAGGRRARRRAEQRLRASVTEVGRGFVVAPVREVLNAYAQAREALGVVRSE